Proteins from a single region of Runella sp. SP2:
- a CDS encoding choice-of-anchor I family protein, protein MQKILLPLTLLLFVYACADHRLDPAFNENPATFTEIASIDIGDTGAAEISAFDPTTGRLFVVNNSTVNKIDILEVSANSQLRVVGNISMTPYGGAVNSLSIFNGKLAAAIESATKTDPGKVVVFNTIDQKELKVIPVGALPDMVTFSPDGRYILTANEGEPNDAYTIDPVGSVSIISVDDNYSVKTLDFSGFAPQQAALKAQGLRIFGLNASFAQDIEPEYITVSDDSKTAWVTLQENNAIAKIDLTSKTISTIFPLGFKNYNLDENAIDVSDQDNAIALKKWPAFGMYQPDAIAVLESGGVPYLFTANEGDAREYTGFSEIRRVNHSSIILDPTAFPNAATLKTNAQMGRLNITTTLGNTDGDNDYDALYSLGARSFSVWNGNTGAQVFDSKNELEVRSIAAGVYDDARSDDKGVEPEGIAIGQVGTRKVAFVGMERADAVAVYDVTNPTAPVFLQLLKTGDAPEGVLFVPANQSPLKKSLLIVSSENDGIIKIYRPQ, encoded by the coding sequence ATGCAAAAGATACTTTTACCCCTCACCCTATTGTTGTTTGTGTATGCTTGTGCCGATCACCGACTCGACCCTGCATTCAATGAAAACCCAGCTACTTTTACCGAAATTGCAAGCATCGACATCGGTGATACAGGTGCTGCCGAAATCAGTGCTTTTGACCCTACCACTGGGCGTTTGTTTGTGGTGAATAACAGTACTGTTAACAAAATTGACATCCTTGAAGTAAGTGCAAATAGCCAACTCAGGGTGGTAGGAAATATCAGCATGACCCCGTACGGCGGAGCTGTCAATAGCTTGAGTATTTTCAACGGCAAACTAGCCGCTGCCATTGAGTCTGCTACTAAAACCGACCCAGGTAAAGTTGTCGTATTCAACACCATTGACCAAAAAGAACTGAAAGTAATTCCGGTAGGTGCTTTGCCTGACATGGTGACATTCTCACCTGATGGTCGTTATATCCTTACTGCCAATGAAGGCGAACCCAACGACGCCTACACCATCGACCCCGTCGGAAGCGTTTCTATCATTTCGGTGGATGACAACTATTCGGTAAAAACCCTCGATTTCTCAGGTTTTGCGCCTCAGCAAGCAGCCCTTAAAGCCCAAGGATTGCGTATTTTTGGACTCAACGCTAGTTTTGCCCAAGACATTGAACCCGAATACATTACTGTCTCGGATGATTCAAAAACCGCTTGGGTGACGCTGCAAGAAAACAATGCCATTGCCAAAATTGACCTTACGTCAAAAACGATTAGTACGATTTTTCCATTAGGCTTCAAAAATTATAACCTTGACGAAAACGCCATCGACGTGAGCGACCAAGACAATGCCATTGCCTTGAAAAAATGGCCTGCTTTTGGCATGTATCAGCCCGACGCCATTGCCGTTCTAGAGTCAGGTGGTGTACCTTATCTTTTCACGGCCAATGAAGGTGACGCCCGCGAATACACTGGTTTTTCTGAAATCCGTCGTGTCAATCACAGTTCAATAATACTCGACCCGACGGCTTTCCCTAATGCTGCTACTCTTAAAACTAATGCTCAGATGGGACGCCTTAATATCACAACTACCCTTGGCAATACCGACGGCGATAATGATTATGATGCGCTTTATTCGTTGGGAGCACGTTCGTTTAGTGTATGGAACGGAAATACGGGTGCTCAGGTATTTGATAGCAAAAATGAGCTTGAAGTACGCAGCATTGCTGCGGGAGTTTATGACGATGCCCGTAGCGATGACAAAGGCGTTGAGCCTGAGGGTATTGCCATTGGCCAAGTAGGGACTCGCAAAGTAGCTTTTGTAGGAATGGAACGCGCCGACGCAGTGGCTGTTTATGACGTTACCAATCCTACTGCTCCCGTCTTTTTACAACTTCTCAAGACGGGTGATGCACCAGAAGGTGTTTTGTTTGTCCCCGCAAACCAAAGCCCGCTCAAGAAGAGCTTATTGATTGTCAGCAGTGAAAATGACGGGATTATCAAAATTTACCGTCCTCAATAA
- a CDS encoding serine hydrolase, producing the protein MKLLYLAFFSCLSLCVFAQKPPISSLKETITARLKTVEGEFAVAFKDLQTQETFFINERENFHAASTMKTPVMIEVFKQAKAKKFKLTDSILVKNEFKSIVDGSPFKLDISDDSADDMYRQIGKKMTIYDLTYQMIIVSSNLATNILIDLVDAKNANATMRQLGAKEIQVLRGVEDTKAFQKGLNNSVTAYDLMLIFEKIALKKVVNRKACDEMIRILFDQKFNEIIPAQLPGIVKVAHKTGSITGVQHDSGIVFLPDGRKYVLILLSKKLVKPKEGVRALADISRLIYEAVK; encoded by the coding sequence ATGAAACTTCTTTACCTAGCCTTTTTTTCTTGTTTATCCCTCTGCGTTTTTGCCCAAAAACCTCCTATCTCTAGCCTCAAAGAAACGATTACGGCACGCCTCAAAACCGTAGAAGGGGAGTTCGCAGTTGCTTTCAAAGACCTTCAAACGCAAGAAACATTCTTTATCAATGAGCGAGAAAATTTTCACGCGGCAAGTACCATGAAAACGCCCGTAATGATTGAGGTTTTCAAGCAAGCCAAAGCGAAAAAATTCAAACTTACCGATTCGATTTTGGTTAAAAATGAATTCAAGAGCATTGTCGATGGCAGTCCGTTTAAGCTTGATATTAGTGACGATAGCGCCGATGATATGTACCGCCAAATTGGCAAAAAAATGACAATCTATGATCTCACGTACCAAATGATTATTGTAAGTAGCAACCTTGCCACGAATATTTTGATTGACCTGGTGGACGCCAAAAATGCCAATGCAACGATGCGTCAGCTCGGAGCGAAAGAGATTCAGGTTTTGCGAGGTGTGGAAGATACTAAGGCGTTTCAGAAAGGCCTAAATAACTCCGTCACGGCTTATGATTTGATGCTTATTTTTGAAAAAATTGCGCTTAAAAAAGTGGTTAACAGAAAAGCCTGTGATGAAATGATTCGCATTTTATTTGATCAAAAATTTAATGAAATTATTCCAGCTCAGCTTCCAGGGATTGTGAAGGTTGCTCACAAGACAGGGTCTATTACGGGAGTTCAGCACGACTCAGGTATTGTATTTCTTCCCGATGGCCGAAAATATGTGCTAATTTTACTTTCAAAAAAATTGGTAAAACCCAAAGAAGGAGTAAGAGCACTCGCGGATATTTCAAGGCTGATTTATGAAGCCGTAAAGTAA
- a CDS encoding acyl-CoA dehydrogenase: protein MFFSKHDLQFNLYQLLDVEQLVQYPYFQDHNRESFDMVLDAAEQIADKMLRPLLTEMDRNEPQLVDGKILVHEGMKAITRRFGEDGWINATFSYEEGGQQLPATVHNAAAFIFQAANYSASVYPFLTTGAANLIRSFGSQELIDTYTPNMYNGRWQGTMALTEPNAGSSLSDISTSAEPTQTAGVYKIQGQKIFISCGDHDACENVVHLLLAKIKGGPIGTKGISLFIVPQQRVTPEGLVPNGVTTPGVYHKMGYKGAPIAHLMFGSDTDCLGYLVGEEHKGLSYMFQMMNEARVGVGTNAAAIGTAAYYASLAYAKERPQGRPIAAKDPAQPQTLIIHHADVKRMLLFQKSVVEGSLSLLLQCGLWADIAHVAEGAEREKAELLLDLLTPIAKSYPSEMCCQTTSAAVQILGGAGYTTDFPLEQYYREARIHPIHEGTTGIHGLDLLGRKITLKGGKAVQLLAEEMSLTIAQAKAAVNEPKLPIWAEQLEKTLLKVQQVTGHLLAIAPQNVEAFLADATLYLEMFGITTIAWQWLKQASEANKKLVDTNADSERHFYQGKIATAHYFFEYELVKTTALAKRLLSQNRATVEMQPEWF, encoded by the coding sequence ATGTTTTTTTCAAAACACGACCTTCAATTTAATCTGTACCAACTGCTTGACGTGGAGCAGTTGGTACAATACCCGTACTTCCAAGACCACAATCGGGAGTCGTTTGATATGGTGCTGGACGCCGCCGAGCAAATCGCCGACAAAATGTTGCGCCCTTTGCTGACCGAAATGGACAGAAATGAGCCCCAACTTGTCGATGGAAAAATCCTCGTCCACGAAGGGATGAAAGCCATCACGCGGCGTTTTGGGGAAGATGGCTGGATAAATGCCACTTTTAGCTACGAAGAAGGCGGGCAACAACTCCCCGCGACGGTTCACAATGCGGCAGCGTTTATTTTTCAAGCCGCTAATTATTCGGCCAGTGTGTATCCATTTTTGACCACAGGAGCGGCCAATTTGATTAGAAGTTTTGGTTCACAAGAACTCATTGATACCTACACGCCCAACATGTACAACGGTCGTTGGCAAGGAACCATGGCCTTGACCGAGCCCAACGCAGGAAGCTCGCTATCAGACATTTCAACCAGCGCCGAACCTACTCAAACCGCAGGTGTTTACAAAATACAAGGGCAAAAAATCTTTATTTCGTGCGGTGATCACGACGCCTGCGAAAACGTGGTTCATTTGTTGTTGGCCAAAATCAAAGGCGGCCCCATCGGTACGAAAGGAATCTCGTTGTTTATAGTACCTCAGCAACGCGTTACGCCCGAAGGATTGGTGCCCAACGGCGTCACCACACCAGGGGTCTATCATAAAATGGGCTACAAAGGAGCGCCAATCGCGCACTTGATGTTTGGTTCTGATACCGACTGCTTGGGCTATTTGGTGGGAGAAGAACACAAAGGGCTGAGTTATATGTTCCAAATGATGAACGAAGCTCGGGTTGGAGTGGGCACCAACGCGGCGGCCATCGGCACGGCAGCCTACTACGCCTCGTTGGCCTATGCCAAAGAACGTCCACAAGGCAGGCCCATCGCGGCCAAAGACCCAGCCCAGCCTCAGACGCTGATTATCCACCACGCGGATGTCAAACGAATGTTATTATTTCAAAAATCGGTGGTTGAAGGTTCGCTGTCGTTGTTGTTGCAGTGTGGACTTTGGGCCGATATTGCCCACGTCGCCGAAGGAGCTGAGAGAGAAAAGGCAGAATTATTACTAGATTTGCTTACGCCCATTGCCAAGTCCTACCCGTCCGAAATGTGCTGCCAAACTACCAGTGCAGCCGTGCAGATTTTGGGAGGTGCAGGCTATACGACCGATTTTCCGCTCGAACAATATTACCGTGAAGCGCGTATTCATCCCATTCACGAAGGTACAACGGGGATTCATGGGCTCGATTTATTAGGCCGAAAAATTACCCTCAAAGGTGGAAAAGCGGTACAATTGCTGGCCGAAGAAATGAGCCTGACCATCGCGCAGGCCAAAGCCGCTGTCAACGAACCAAAGCTACCTATTTGGGCAGAGCAGTTAGAAAAGACATTGCTCAAGGTGCAACAAGTAACGGGGCACCTGTTGGCCATAGCTCCGCAAAATGTGGAGGCATTTTTGGCCGACGCCACGCTTTATTTAGAAATGTTTGGAATTACAACCATCGCTTGGCAGTGGCTCAAACAAGCTAGCGAAGCAAACAAAAAACTGGTGGATACCAACGCTGATTCAGAACGCCATTTTTACCAAGGAAAAATAGCTACTGCTCATTATTTCTTTGAATATGAATTGGTAAAGACCACGGCCCTAGCCAAGCGACTTCTTAGTCAAAATCGAGCAACGGTGGAGATGCAGCCCGAGTGGTTCTAA
- a CDS encoding AMP-binding protein, with translation MAVTRDTFPWLKFYPAGMPFEINPDIYSSLLEMIDEGFTKYASRKAYSCMGKEITYAELDKQSRNFAAYLQSIGLQKGDRLAIQMPNVLQYPIAMFGALRAGLTVVNTNPLYTPREMEHQFKDSGAKAIVILANFASNLEKVLPHTNIEHVLVTEIGDLLGFGKKQLVNFVVKNVKKMVPDYDLPTAKSFTDALSKGAAAEYQKPDLRNSDLAFIQYTGGTTGVSKGAMLTHRNIISNVEANCVYLSPMLNTIPEGQTNVIVAALPLYHVYALTCNALSALKNGGMNLLITNPRDMEAFIKDLKKYKVTTFTGVNTLYNGLMNHPKIGEVDFSGLKITSAGGMALQKVVAERWYKLTGNLPTEGYGLSETSPVLCANPLKTTDNRVGTIGIPFPSTEMRIMRDDSTWAGIGEAGEICALGPQVMPGYYNRPDETAKVMFTDPSDGRQWFKTGDVGVMDADGFFKIVDRKKDMVLVSGFNVYPNEIEDVVAQCQGVLEVACIGVPDEKTTEAVKIFVVKKDESLTKEQIMAYCRENLTAYKCPKHIEFRTELPKTNVGKILRKALRDEVKK, from the coding sequence ATGGCTGTAACTAGAGATACCTTTCCGTGGCTAAAATTTTACCCAGCGGGAATGCCCTTTGAAATTAATCCAGATATCTATTCTTCGTTGTTAGAAATGATTGATGAAGGCTTTACAAAGTATGCCTCGCGTAAAGCTTATTCCTGCATGGGCAAAGAAATTACGTATGCTGAGTTAGACAAACAATCTCGCAATTTTGCTGCCTATCTGCAAAGCATCGGCCTCCAAAAAGGCGACCGCCTTGCGATTCAAATGCCCAACGTGCTGCAATACCCCATTGCGATGTTTGGTGCATTGCGGGCAGGACTCACGGTGGTCAATACCAATCCGCTTTATACGCCCCGCGAAATGGAGCACCAATTCAAAGATTCGGGAGCAAAAGCCATTGTGATTTTGGCCAACTTTGCTTCTAACCTTGAAAAGGTACTTCCTCATACCAATATCGAGCACGTGCTGGTCACCGAGATTGGCGATTTGTTGGGTTTTGGCAAAAAACAACTTGTCAACTTTGTGGTAAAGAATGTCAAAAAGATGGTTCCTGACTATGACCTTCCTACCGCAAAGTCGTTTACGGATGCGTTGAGCAAAGGCGCCGCCGCCGAATACCAAAAACCTGATTTGAGAAATTCAGACTTGGCCTTTATTCAATATACGGGTGGGACAACGGGGGTGTCGAAAGGAGCCATGCTAACCCACCGCAACATCATTTCTAACGTAGAAGCCAACTGCGTCTATTTGAGCCCGATGCTCAATACGATTCCCGAAGGACAGACCAACGTGATTGTGGCAGCTTTGCCGCTGTACCACGTGTACGCGCTTACGTGCAACGCCCTTTCTGCCCTTAAAAACGGCGGGATGAACTTGCTCATTACTAATCCTCGCGACATGGAGGCGTTTATCAAAGACCTGAAAAAGTACAAAGTGACCACCTTTACGGGCGTGAATACATTGTACAATGGCTTGATGAATCACCCCAAAATTGGCGAAGTTGATTTTAGCGGCCTCAAAATAACCTCGGCGGGAGGAATGGCACTACAAAAAGTGGTGGCCGAACGATGGTATAAGCTCACAGGCAATTTGCCAACCGAAGGCTACGGCTTGTCTGAGACATCGCCCGTACTTTGTGCTAACCCTCTAAAAACAACTGATAACCGCGTAGGTACGATAGGAATTCCCTTCCCAAGTACCGAAATGCGCATCATGCGCGACGATAGCACCTGGGCCGGCATAGGCGAAGCAGGCGAAATCTGTGCATTAGGCCCACAAGTAATGCCAGGTTACTACAACCGCCCCGACGAAACGGCCAAAGTGATGTTTACCGACCCTTCCGATGGCCGTCAATGGTTCAAAACGGGGGATGTTGGAGTGATGGATGCCGATGGCTTCTTCAAAATCGTGGATCGGAAAAAAGACATGGTACTTGTGTCAGGTTTCAACGTGTATCCCAACGAAATAGAAGATGTGGTAGCGCAATGTCAGGGTGTTTTGGAGGTTGCTTGTATTGGTGTACCCGACGAAAAAACAACCGAAGCGGTGAAGATTTTTGTGGTAAAAAAAGATGAAAGCCTTACAAAAGAGCAAATTATGGCCTATTGTCGCGAAAACTTGACGGCCTACAAATGCCCTAAGCACATCGAATTCCGTACCGAATTGCCCAAGACCAACGTAGGCAAAATTCTACGAAAGGCTTTGCGGGATGAGGTAAAAAAATAA
- a CDS encoding RNA polymerase sigma factor codes for MATARLPIVQTIKKYSKQLFGFIRQRVSSDEDAEDILQDVWYQLSSQPEVEAIEQVGSWLYRVARNRIVDTYRKQRPETLEDYGYEDEDGEIVFKDLLLADDGTPESDYLRELFWQQLMEALDELPENQRQVFVWNELEDETFQEIADRTGENIKTLISRKRYAVQHLRKRLAGLYQDLLID; via the coding sequence TTGGCAACCGCACGACTACCTATTGTTCAGACCATCAAAAAGTACAGCAAGCAACTTTTTGGCTTCATTCGTCAGCGCGTAAGCAGCGACGAAGATGCTGAGGATATTTTGCAGGACGTTTGGTACCAACTGAGCAGTCAGCCCGAAGTAGAAGCCATTGAGCAAGTGGGAAGCTGGCTGTATCGCGTGGCTCGGAACCGCATTGTGGATACTTACCGTAAGCAGCGCCCCGAAACCCTCGAAGATTACGGCTACGAAGACGAAGACGGCGAAATTGTGTTCAAAGATTTATTGCTCGCCGACGACGGAACGCCCGAAAGTGACTATCTCCGCGAGTTGTTTTGGCAACAACTCATGGAAGCCCTCGACGAACTTCCCGAAAACCAGCGTCAGGTGTTTGTGTGGAACGAACTTGAAGACGAGACGTTTCAGGAAATAGCTGACCGCACGGGTGAGAACATCAAAACGCTGATTTCTCGCAAACGCTACGCTGTGCAGCATTTGCGCAAACGGTTGGCGGGTTTGTACCAAGATTTATTGATTGATTAA
- a CDS encoding Hsp20/alpha crystallin family protein, translating into MYHHHRKCGHGHSGMGFGPFGKQFGRAFAGNQYRVPVNVLKTENSYEIFVIAPDRAKEDFKISLKGNELTIAYQAKEDIKENQQWIRNEFTKASFERTFVIDETIESEGIKAEYKNGVLQVTLPIVPGSAKPAQEIAVA; encoded by the coding sequence ATGTATCATCATCACAGAAAATGTGGGCACGGACACTCTGGAATGGGGTTCGGCCCGTTTGGAAAACAGTTCGGTCGTGCCTTTGCAGGTAATCAATACCGAGTACCTGTCAATGTACTAAAAACCGAAAACAGCTACGAAATCTTCGTCATCGCTCCCGACCGCGCTAAGGAAGACTTTAAAATCAGTCTCAAAGGCAACGAGCTGACGATTGCGTATCAGGCAAAAGAAGACATCAAAGAAAACCAACAGTGGATTCGTAACGAGTTTACCAAGGCTTCGTTTGAGCGTACCTTTGTCATTGACGAAACCATCGAGTCGGAGGGCATCAAAGCTGAGTACAAAAACGGCGTATTGCAAGTGACATTGCCGATTGTTCCAGGCTCAGCTAAGCCCGCACAGGAGATTGCAGTAGCGTAA
- the fumC gene encoding class II fumarate hydratase, with product MEFRIEKDTMGKVEVPAHVYWGAQTQRSIMNFPIAQDINKMPKEIIRAFAYLKKAAAITNFEAGILPEDKKNLIAQVCDEILAGQLDDQFPLVVWQTGSGTQSNMNCNEVIAYRAHVINGGSLLDEKKFLNPNDDVNKSQSSNDTFPTAMHIAAYKILIEVTIPGIQKLRDTLKAKSEAFKDVVKIGRTHFMDATPLTLGQEFSGYVSQLDHGLRAINNTLAHLSELALGGTAVGTGINTPKGYSENVAGHIAALTGLPFITAENKFEALAAHDAIVEAHGALKTVAVSLMKIANDIRMLSSGPRAGIGEIFIPDNEPGSSIMPGKVNPTQCEAMTMVACQVLGNDVAINIGGSNGHFELNVFKPVMIYNFLHSARLIGDVCVAFNDKCAVGIEPLTDNIRKHVNNSLMLVTALNPKIGYYNAAAIAQDAHKRGITLKQAALEFELKGLDFTHMTSDQFDEWVRPEDMVGGLK from the coding sequence ATGGAATTCCGTATAGAAAAAGACACGATGGGAAAGGTAGAAGTACCTGCACACGTGTATTGGGGAGCACAAACACAACGCTCCATCATGAACTTCCCGATTGCCCAAGACATCAACAAAATGCCGAAGGAAATCATTAGGGCGTTTGCTTACTTGAAAAAAGCGGCTGCTATCACCAACTTTGAGGCAGGTATCCTTCCAGAAGACAAAAAGAATTTGATTGCACAAGTGTGCGACGAAATTTTGGCAGGTCAGCTCGATGACCAGTTTCCGTTGGTCGTTTGGCAAACGGGTTCAGGCACGCAGTCAAACATGAACTGCAACGAGGTGATTGCTTACCGCGCCCACGTAATCAACGGTGGTTCGTTGTTGGACGAGAAAAAATTCTTGAATCCCAACGATGACGTCAATAAATCGCAGTCTTCCAACGATACGTTCCCGACGGCGATGCACATTGCGGCCTACAAAATTTTGATCGAAGTTACTATTCCTGGCATCCAAAAACTCCGTGATACGCTCAAAGCCAAATCGGAGGCGTTTAAGGACGTCGTAAAAATTGGTCGTACGCACTTCATGGATGCGACGCCATTAACCCTCGGGCAAGAGTTTTCGGGCTACGTTTCTCAACTTGACCACGGCTTGCGCGCCATCAACAATACCTTGGCGCACTTGTCAGAATTGGCGTTGGGTGGAACGGCCGTAGGAACGGGAATCAACACGCCAAAAGGTTATTCTGAAAACGTAGCGGGTCACATCGCGGCGTTGACGGGTCTGCCATTCATCACGGCCGAAAACAAATTTGAAGCCTTGGCAGCCCACGATGCCATTGTGGAAGCCCACGGCGCGCTTAAAACGGTAGCCGTTAGCTTGATGAAAATTGCCAACGACATCCGTATGCTTTCGTCGGGACCACGCGCGGGTATCGGCGAAATCTTCATTCCTGACAACGAACCTGGAAGCTCTATCATGCCAGGAAAAGTAAACCCAACACAGTGCGAAGCCATGACCATGGTAGCCTGCCAAGTATTGGGCAACGACGTAGCAATTAACATCGGTGGCTCAAACGGTCACTTCGAGTTGAACGTGTTTAAGCCTGTGATGATTTACAACTTCTTGCACTCAGCGCGTTTGATTGGCGATGTATGCGTAGCTTTCAACGATAAGTGTGCAGTAGGTATCGAGCCATTGACGGACAACATCCGTAAGCACGTCAACAACTCGTTGATGTTGGTAACGGCATTGAACCCTAAAATCGGTTACTACAACGCGGCGGCCATCGCGCAAGATGCCCACAAGCGTGGCATTACCCTCAAACAAGCCGCGCTTGAGTTTGAACTCAAAGGTCTGGATTTCACACACATGACTTCTGACCAATTTGATGAGTGGGTACGCCCTGAAGACATGGTGGGTGGGTTGAAATAA
- a CDS encoding type II toxin-antitoxin system RelE/ParE family toxin, whose translation MKFQTNKSFERDLNKSPSALISEVLAIYNQVSNAQNLKDIPNLKKLSGYKNVYRIRVGEYRIGLYVEEDTIVFGRILPRKEIYRFFP comes from the coding sequence ATGAAATTTCAAACCAATAAATCATTTGAAAGAGACTTAAACAAGAGTCCTTCTGCTCTTATTTCTGAAGTGCTAGCAATTTACAATCAAGTTAGTAACGCTCAGAACCTCAAAGATATCCCAAATCTCAAAAAGCTATCGGGGTATAAAAATGTTTACCGAATTCGAGTTGGAGAATATCGGATTGGGCTTTACGTGGAGGAGGATACCATTGTCTTTGGACGAATTTTGCCCCGAAAGGAAATTTATCGATTTTTTCCTTAA